In one Thermaerobacter sp. PB12/4term genomic region, the following are encoded:
- the secA gene encoding preprotein translocase subunit SecA: MLGLLRNLFNYNEREIRRLSREVERINALEPEMVRLTDAELRGKTGEFRQRLAAGETLDDLLPEAFAVVREAARRTLGMRPFDVQLMGGIVLHEGKVAEMKTGEGKTLVATMPAYLNALLGRGVHIVTVNDYLARRDAEWMGRIYRFLGLTVGVIVHGLSFDERRRAYAADITYGTNNEFGFDYLRDNMALYPDQIVQRELYYAIVDEVDSILIDEARTPLIISGMADKPTELYYQFAQIARKLERDRDYTVDEKARTVAPTEEGVHRVEQMLGVENLYAPDNPVDYAHYLINALKAKELMRRDVDYVVKDGQVIIVDEFTGRLMFGRRYSDGLHQAIEAKENLKIERESQTLATITFQNYFRMYEKLAGMTGTAATEEEEFSKIYGLDVVVIPTNKPMIRRDLPDVIYKTEAAKFRAVVEEIAECHRRGQPVLVGTISIEKSERLSEMLKRRGIPHQVLNAKYHEREAEIIAQAGRVGAVTIATNMAGRGTDILLGGNPEFLARQHMRKLGYEPEVITAVSGQLDPDDPELAEARRDYLRLLEEAKRETEAEHQRVVELGGLHIIGTERHESRRIDNQLRGRAGRQGDPGSSRFYLSLEDDLMRLFGSDSIRSIMDRLGVEEDEPIEHPLITRAIENAQRKVEHRNFTLRKQVLEYDDVMNKQREVIYAERRKVLSGEDVHEHILGMMDDIIQHALDNYCNEHAHPEEWNLEGLVEYLEGNYLPAGTLKAEELADLGRDALAQEIKAAFLRIYEEKEKAIGSAMMRELERVVLLRVVDQKWVDHLAAMDDLRDGIGLRAYGQRDPLLEYKFEAFEMFQQMIESIKEDVIRILMHMEVRPGQAEPQRRRVAVGAREESGRVPVFALAAGAGGEQEGSHGLAPARAGAGSMGAAASPAQGPREPVRVQKVGRNDPCPCGSGKKYKKCCGRTA; encoded by the coding sequence ATGCTGGGGCTGTTGCGCAACCTGTTCAACTACAACGAGCGGGAGATCCGGCGCCTGTCGCGAGAGGTCGAGCGGATCAACGCCCTCGAGCCGGAGATGGTGCGTCTCACCGACGCCGAGCTGCGCGGCAAGACCGGCGAGTTCCGCCAGCGCCTGGCCGCCGGGGAAACGCTGGACGATCTTTTGCCCGAGGCTTTTGCCGTCGTCCGGGAAGCGGCCCGGCGCACGCTGGGGATGCGGCCCTTTGATGTGCAGCTGATGGGCGGCATTGTCCTCCACGAAGGCAAGGTCGCCGAGATGAAGACCGGCGAAGGCAAGACTCTGGTGGCGACCATGCCGGCCTACCTGAACGCCCTGCTGGGACGCGGCGTCCACATCGTCACCGTGAACGACTACCTGGCGCGGCGCGACGCCGAGTGGATGGGCCGGATCTACCGCTTCCTGGGCCTGACGGTGGGTGTCATCGTCCACGGGCTGAGCTTTGACGAGCGCCGCCGGGCCTATGCGGCCGACATCACCTATGGCACCAACAACGAGTTCGGCTTCGACTACCTGCGGGACAACATGGCACTGTACCCCGACCAGATCGTGCAGCGCGAGCTGTATTACGCCATCGTCGACGAGGTGGATAGCATCCTGATCGACGAGGCGCGCACGCCGCTCATCATCAGCGGCATGGCCGACAAGCCCACCGAGCTCTACTACCAGTTCGCCCAGATCGCCCGCAAGCTGGAACGGGACCGGGATTACACCGTCGACGAGAAGGCGCGCACCGTCGCACCGACGGAGGAGGGCGTCCACCGGGTCGAGCAGATGCTGGGCGTCGAGAACCTCTACGCGCCCGACAACCCCGTGGACTACGCCCATTACCTGATCAACGCCCTGAAGGCCAAGGAACTGATGCGGCGCGACGTCGACTACGTGGTGAAGGACGGCCAGGTGATCATCGTCGACGAGTTCACCGGCCGCCTGATGTTCGGCCGCCGCTACTCCGACGGGCTGCACCAGGCCATCGAGGCCAAGGAGAACCTCAAGATCGAGCGCGAGTCCCAGACCCTGGCCACCATCACCTTCCAGAACTACTTCCGCATGTACGAGAAGCTGGCCGGGATGACCGGCACGGCGGCCACGGAGGAAGAGGAGTTCTCCAAGATCTACGGCCTGGACGTCGTGGTGATCCCGACGAACAAGCCCATGATCCGGCGGGACCTGCCCGACGTGATCTACAAGACCGAGGCGGCCAAGTTCCGGGCCGTGGTGGAGGAAATCGCGGAGTGCCACCGGCGCGGCCAGCCGGTGCTGGTCGGCACCATCTCCATCGAAAAGTCCGAGCGCCTCAGCGAGATGCTCAAGCGCCGCGGCATCCCGCACCAGGTGTTGAACGCCAAGTACCACGAACGGGAAGCGGAGATCATCGCCCAGGCCGGCCGCGTGGGCGCGGTGACCATTGCCACCAACATGGCCGGGCGCGGCACCGACATCCTGCTCGGCGGCAATCCCGAGTTCCTGGCGCGCCAGCACATGCGGAAGCTGGGCTATGAGCCCGAAGTGATCACTGCCGTCTCCGGACAGCTGGACCCCGACGACCCGGAACTGGCCGAGGCCCGCCGGGATTACCTGCGCCTTCTGGAAGAGGCCAAGCGCGAGACCGAAGCGGAGCATCAGCGGGTGGTCGAACTCGGCGGCCTGCACATCATTGGGACCGAGCGGCACGAGTCCCGGCGCATCGACAACCAGCTGCGGGGCCGCGCCGGGCGCCAGGGAGACCCCGGCTCGTCCCGGTTCTACCTGTCCCTGGAAGACGACCTGATGCGGCTGTTTGGCTCGGACAGCATCCGGAGCATCATGGACCGCCTGGGTGTGGAAGAAGACGAGCCCATCGAGCATCCCCTGATCACCCGCGCCATCGAGAACGCCCAGCGCAAGGTGGAGCATCGCAACTTCACCCTGCGCAAGCAGGTGCTCGAGTACGACGACGTGATGAACAAGCAGCGCGAGGTGATCTACGCCGAACGGCGGAAGGTGCTGAGCGGCGAGGACGTGCACGAGCACATCCTGGGCATGATGGACGACATCATCCAACATGCCCTGGACAATTACTGCAACGAGCACGCCCACCCCGAAGAGTGGAACCTGGAAGGGCTTGTGGAGTACCTGGAGGGCAACTATCTGCCGGCCGGCACCCTCAAGGCGGAGGAACTGGCCGACCTGGGCCGCGATGCGCTGGCCCAGGAGATCAAGGCCGCGTTCCTCCGGATCTATGAGGAGAAGGAGAAGGCCATCGGCAGCGCAATGATGCGCGAGCTGGAGCGGGTCGTGCTGCTCCGGGTGGTGGACCAGAAGTGGGTCGACCACCTGGCGGCCATGGACGATTTGCGGGACGGCATTGGCCTCCGGGCCTACGGCCAGCGGGACCCGCTGCTGGAGTACAAGTTCGAGGCCTTCGAGATGTTCCAGCAGATGATCGAAAGCATCAAGGAAGACGTGATCCGCATCCTGATGCACATGGAGGTCCGGCCGGGCCAGGCCGAGCCCCAGCGCCGGCGAGTGGCCGTGGGTGCCCGGGAGGAGAGCGGGCGGGTACCGGTCTTCGCCCTGGCGGCGGGTGCCGGCGGAGAGCAGGAGGGCAGCCATGGCTTGGCCCCTGCCAGGGCCGGTGCCGGTTCCATGGGCGCCGCGGCCTCGCCGGCCCAGGGCCCGCGGGAGCCGGTGCGGGTGCAAAAGGTGGGGCGAAACGACCCTTGCCCTTGCGGGAGCGGGAAGAAGTATAAGAAATGTTGTGGCCGGACGGCCTGA
- the prfB gene encoding peptide chain release factor 2 (programmed frameshift), with the protein MWDEVLRRIRALRPRLDELRDDLDLAGKRREIERIEQAMTEPGFWDDPERAQHQVRQLKVLKGPVERYEALDRKLEDLQVLAELAAEEADVSVIPELEEGIAQVEEGLRQLELELLLTGPYDGYDAIVSLHPGAGGTESQDWAQMLWRMYTRWAEDRGYQVEVLDLLEGEEAGIKSVTFAVRGPNAYGYLRSEHGVHRLVRISPFDAAGRRHTSFASVDVLPDLGDSPEIEIRPEDLRIDVFRAGGHGGQHVNKTESAVRIVHLPTGIVATCQNERSQHSNRETAMKILKARLARYYEEQRLKEIAALRGDVGEIAWGNQIRSYVFQPYTLVKDHRTGVEVGNVQAVMDGQLDVFINAYLKWEAARSGKLGARSGDGPGQVRDAAATRGQGE; encoded by the exons ATGTGGGATGAGGTGCTGCGCCGCATTCGGGCCCTGCGCCCGCGGCTCGACGAATTGAGGGATGATCTT GACCTCGCCGGGAAGCGGCGGGAGATCGAGCGCATCGAGCAAGCCATGACCGAACCCGGTTTCTGGGATGATCCGGAGCGGGCCCAGCACCAGGTCCGGCAGCTGAAGGTCCTCAAGGGGCCCGTGGAGCGCTACGAGGCCCTGGACCGCAAGCTGGAGGACCTGCAGGTGCTGGCCGAACTGGCAGCGGAGGAGGCCGACGTCTCGGTCATCCCGGAGCTGGAAGAAGGCATCGCGCAAGTGGAGGAGGGCCTGCGGCAGCTGGAGCTGGAGCTGCTGCTGACGGGGCCGTACGACGGGTACGACGCCATCGTCTCCCTGCACCCCGGTGCCGGCGGGACCGAGTCCCAGGACTGGGCCCAGATGCTCTGGCGGATGTATACCCGCTGGGCGGAAGACCGGGGCTACCAGGTGGAGGTCCTGGACCTGCTGGAGGGCGAGGAGGCGGGCATCAAGAGCGTCACCTTTGCCGTCCGCGGGCCTAATGCCTACGGATACCTGCGCAGCGAGCACGGGGTGCACCGGCTGGTGCGCATCTCGCCCTTTGACGCCGCGGGGCGGCGCCATACCTCCTTCGCTTCGGTGGACGTCCTGCCCGATCTGGGGGACAGCCCCGAGATCGAGATCCGGCCGGAGGACCTGCGCATCGACGTCTTCCGGGCGGGAGGCCACGGGGGCCAGCACGTCAACAAGACCGAGTCGGCGGTGCGCATCGTGCACCTGCCTACGGGGATCGTGGCGACGTGCCAGAACGAGCGCTCCCAGCACTCCAACCGGGAGACGGCCATGAAGATCCTCAAGGCCCGCCTGGCCCGCTACTACGAGGAACAGCGCCTGAAGGAGATCGCAGCCCTGCGGGGTGACGTGGGCGAGATCGCCTGGGGCAACCAGATCCGATCCTACGTTTTCCAGCCCTACACCCTGGTCAAGGACCACCGCACCGGGGTGGAAGTCGGCAACGTCCAAGCGGTGATGGACGGCCAGCTGGACGTGTTCATCAACGCGTACCTGAAGTGGGAGGCAGCGCGGAGCGGCAAGCTGGGGGCACGCAGCGGGGACGGGCCGGGCCAGGTCCGGGATGCGGCGGCCACCCGGGGCCAGGGCGAGTAG
- the ftsE gene encoding cell division ATP-binding protein FtsE: MIEFINVSKVYPNGVTALQDVSLHIERGEFVFLVGPSGAGKSTLVRLIYREEVPTRGIVLVDGLNVGRMRRRDVPYLRRQMGVVFQDFKLLPNRTAYENVAFAMFVTGHTQRQIRRRVPEVLELVGLRDKAGALPSELSGGEQQRVAVARAVVNHPKILLADEPTGNLDPETAWGIMELLVEINRRGTTVVVATHAHNIVNALKRRVVRVEAGRVIADQTQGVYERAI, translated from the coding sequence GTGATCGAGTTCATCAATGTCAGCAAGGTCTACCCTAATGGCGTCACGGCGCTTCAGGATGTCAGCCTGCACATCGAACGCGGCGAGTTCGTGTTCCTGGTGGGGCCCTCGGGGGCGGGCAAGTCGACCCTGGTTCGCCTGATCTATCGCGAGGAGGTTCCCACCCGGGGCATCGTGCTGGTGGACGGCCTCAACGTGGGGCGGATGCGCCGCCGGGACGTGCCGTACCTGCGGCGCCAGATGGGCGTGGTTTTCCAGGACTTCAAGCTGCTGCCCAACCGCACGGCCTACGAAAACGTGGCCTTTGCCATGTTCGTCACGGGGCACACCCAGCGCCAGATCCGGCGCCGGGTGCCCGAGGTCCTGGAGCTGGTGGGCTTGCGGGACAAGGCCGGTGCCCTGCCGTCGGAACTGTCGGGCGGCGAGCAGCAGCGGGTGGCGGTGGCCCGGGCTGTGGTCAACCACCCCAAGATCCTGCTCGCCGATGAGCCGACGGGCAACCTGGATCCCGAGACGGCGTGGGGCATCATGGAGCTTCTGGTGGAGATCAACCGGCGCGGGACCACGGTGGTGGTGGCGACCCATGCCCACAACATCGTGAACGCCCTCAAGCGCCGCGTGGTGCGGGTTGAAGCCGGCCGCGTCATTGCCGATCAGACCCAGGGGGTGTACGAGCGTGCGATTTGA
- the ftsX gene encoding permease-like cell division protein FtsX: MRFETLGYFLREALTGIRRNGFMSFASASTVFVSLVVLSLLLVVAANVRHLAAYVESQVAVVAFLAPGTGRAEGRALEQRIAGMEGVAATRFVTREEALQDLKAMFGDRADLLEGVEQENPLRDSIEVRLADPRYGEKVAAALRQSAGVEDVKYRRDLADRIRRVGDAVRTGSAVLVGLLAVTTLFLISNTIRLTVYARRREIQIMKLVGATDWFIRWPLIIEGILLGLAGAGAAAALAWWGYDRLLVEVTRAMPFIPLVPREPLLPQVAQVVVLGGALLGALGSSLSLRRHLRV, from the coding sequence GTGCGATTTGAGACGCTCGGGTACTTCCTGCGCGAGGCGTTGACGGGGATCCGGCGCAACGGGTTCATGAGCTTTGCGTCGGCATCCACCGTGTTCGTTTCCCTGGTGGTGCTGAGCCTGCTGCTGGTGGTGGCGGCCAACGTCCGCCACCTGGCGGCCTACGTCGAGTCGCAGGTCGCGGTGGTGGCCTTCCTGGCGCCGGGTACCGGCCGCGCCGAGGGCCGGGCGCTCGAGCAGCGCATCGCCGGCATGGAGGGCGTGGCCGCCACACGGTTCGTCACCCGGGAAGAAGCCTTGCAGGACCTGAAGGCGATGTTCGGCGACCGCGCCGACCTGCTGGAGGGCGTGGAGCAGGAGAACCCGCTGCGCGACTCCATTGAAGTCCGCCTGGCGGATCCGCGCTATGGCGAGAAGGTGGCCGCGGCGCTGCGGCAGTCGGCTGGGGTGGAAGACGTCAAGTACCGCCGCGACCTGGCGGATCGCATCCGCCGCGTCGGTGACGCGGTGCGGACGGGTTCCGCCGTACTGGTGGGCTTGCTGGCGGTCACCACCCTGTTCCTCATCTCCAACACCATCCGGCTGACGGTGTACGCCCGCCGGCGGGAGATCCAGATCATGAAGCTGGTCGGTGCCACCGACTGGTTCATTCGCTGGCCCCTGATCATCGAAGGCATCCTACTGGGGCTGGCCGGGGCAGGGGCGGCGGCCGCTCTGGCCTGGTGGGGATATGACCGGCTGCTGGTCGAGGTGACCCGGGCGATGCCCTTCATCCCCCTGGTCCCGCGGGAGCCGCTGCTGCCGCAGGTGGCGCAGGTGGTGGTTCTGGGCGGTGCCCTCCTGGGGGCCCTGGGCAGCTCCTTGTCCCTGCGCCGGCACCTGCGGGTCTAA